One genomic region from Lujinxingia vulgaris encodes:
- a CDS encoding hybrid sensor histidine kinase/response regulator — MRHEVTWGVVSRVFEDGESGVNVSERDINVLRAYLEKRSTVERLCEHKRAVVLVQDMHGTIRDCVGDTDRLFGMPATELIDAAPQSYTWRLLDEEGRAFAPEELPGRRAIMTGRVQEGLVGVALAEGEPVWVSLVCHPIFHGNEAIGLLTTLIDVSALQLTRQALAEVEARLREQHKMQAVERMAAAIAHDFNNLLSVVLSQTDCVLADYGGNPGLRADLLEIREATERAVELTQNLLAVGKVQHQAPVSLSLNGLMEEFTGLARVLMPGVSVDWRPGTLSYGVRADRSQLEQIVLNLMINASEAMEGKGRVVVRTEEVKTEGEVVLLLSIRDEGRGMTPEVAQRAFEPFFTTKAPGQGSGMGLATVYGVVSQSGGRVELETAPGAGTEVLVWLRAGEMLEGQAQGLDEETTEVGGAPQEEEVQTHPRETKRPSGSLSPLRRRQPTALVVLGRERDRRLVRKVLERRRFRVIDCALADEARCLVQIDAPLDVLICAQHLLDASGVELASELMKVRPGLGLVLVGGSADDAEIAATFTERPQVIAAPFDGEALQDAVERVMRSGEGRGRMVSG, encoded by the coding sequence ATGCGACATGAAGTTACGTGGGGGGTTGTCTCCCGGGTCTTTGAGGATGGGGAGAGCGGTGTGAATGTGAGCGAGCGAGACATCAACGTACTGCGCGCGTATCTGGAGAAACGCTCGACGGTGGAGCGGCTGTGCGAGCATAAGCGTGCGGTGGTGCTGGTGCAGGATATGCACGGCACCATTCGCGACTGCGTGGGGGATACGGATCGACTCTTTGGAATGCCGGCCACGGAGCTTATCGATGCTGCGCCGCAGAGCTACACCTGGCGGCTTCTCGATGAGGAGGGGCGAGCGTTTGCGCCGGAGGAGCTGCCGGGTCGACGGGCGATTATGACGGGGCGAGTGCAGGAGGGGCTTGTGGGCGTGGCGCTGGCGGAGGGGGAGCCGGTGTGGGTGAGTCTGGTCTGCCACCCGATTTTTCACGGGAATGAGGCCATCGGGCTGCTCACGACGCTCATTGATGTTTCGGCCTTACAGCTCACGCGTCAGGCGCTGGCGGAGGTGGAGGCCCGGCTGCGGGAGCAGCATAAGATGCAGGCCGTGGAGCGGATGGCTGCGGCGATCGCGCATGACTTCAACAACCTGCTCAGCGTGGTGTTGAGTCAGACCGACTGTGTGTTGGCCGACTACGGGGGGAATCCGGGGCTGCGCGCCGACCTGCTGGAGATTCGGGAGGCGACGGAGCGGGCGGTCGAGCTGACGCAGAACCTGCTGGCGGTGGGCAAGGTGCAGCATCAGGCGCCGGTATCGCTCTCGTTGAACGGGTTGATGGAGGAGTTCACGGGGTTGGCCAGGGTGCTGATGCCGGGGGTGAGCGTGGACTGGCGGCCGGGGACGCTCAGCTACGGGGTGCGTGCGGACCGCAGCCAGCTGGAGCAGATCGTGCTCAACCTGATGATCAACGCCAGCGAGGCGATGGAGGGCAAGGGTCGGGTGGTGGTGCGCACCGAGGAGGTGAAGACTGAGGGGGAGGTTGTGCTCCTGCTGAGCATTCGCGACGAGGGTCGGGGGATGACGCCGGAGGTGGCGCAGCGGGCGTTTGAGCCCTTCTTCACGACCAAGGCCCCCGGGCAGGGCTCGGGGATGGGGCTTGCGACGGTGTACGGGGTGGTGTCGCAGTCGGGGGGGCGAGTGGAGTTGGAGACGGCCCCCGGGGCGGGCACGGAGGTGCTGGTGTGGTTGAGGGCCGGAGAGATGTTGGAGGGGCAGGCGCAGGGGTTGGACGAGGAGACGACCGAGGTGGGAGGGGCCCCTCAGGAGGAGGAGGTCCAGACGCATCCCCGGGAGACGAAGCGTCCCTCGGGAAGTCTTTCACCGCTGCGGCGGCGTCAGCCCACGGCGTTGGTCGTGCTGGGGCGAGAGCGGGATCGGCGGCTTGTGAGGAAAGTGTTGGAGCGGCGGCGTTTTCGGGTGATCGACTGTGCGCTTGCCGATGAGGCGCGCTGCCTTGTGCAAATCGATGCGCCGCTGGACGTGTTGATCTGCGCGCAGCACCTGCTGGATGCCTCGGGGGTGGAGTTGGCCTCGGAGTTGATGAAGGTGCGGCCGGGGTTGGGGCTGGTGTTGGTGGGAGGGTCTGCGGACGACGCCGAGATCGCCGCGACCTTTACGGAGAGGCCACAGGTGATCGCGGCGCCTTTTGATGGCGAGGCGCTTCAGGATGCCGTTGAGCGCGTGATGCGCTCTGGCGAGGGGCGGGGGCGGATGGTGTCGGGGTAG
- a CDS encoding Gfo/Idh/MocA family protein, translated as MRTTSTPIRYGVIGLGHIAQVAVLPGFANAENASLNALISGDAEKLSVLGERYDVAHCIAYDDFDDFIEGGHIDALYIALPNHLHCDYVVRAARAGVHVLCEKPLAVTEEECRTMIGACEEAGVHLMTAYRLHFDPAHLHAVDIAQRGDLGELRYISAAFGQNVVEGDIRLSPLDKGGGSVYDMGIYCINAARYLFGGEPIEVIATSQRRPGDARFDYCDESTSVTLRFEGDRLATFISSLGSASVSRLELLGEDGRLSLSPAFSYAQPITMQVETPEHFERTFPKHDQFGAELAYFADCIAKDRPPEPDGYEGLADVRIIEAIYHAAELGEAVELEPVEQRERPEVSQIIVRPAVEKPEEVNTSGPSAS; from the coding sequence ATGCGCACCACCAGCACACCGATCCGTTACGGAGTGATCGGGCTCGGGCATATCGCCCAGGTCGCGGTCTTGCCCGGGTTTGCCAACGCCGAGAACGCCAGCCTTAACGCCCTGATCTCCGGCGATGCCGAGAAGCTCAGCGTGCTGGGGGAGCGTTACGATGTGGCCCACTGCATCGCTTACGACGATTTTGACGACTTTATCGAAGGGGGGCATATCGACGCCCTCTACATCGCCCTGCCCAACCACCTGCATTGCGACTATGTCGTACGAGCGGCCCGTGCCGGCGTGCACGTGCTCTGCGAGAAACCTCTGGCGGTGACCGAGGAGGAGTGTCGCACGATGATCGGGGCTTGCGAGGAGGCCGGGGTGCACCTGATGACGGCGTATCGGCTGCACTTTGATCCGGCGCACCTGCACGCGGTCGACATCGCGCAGCGCGGCGATCTGGGGGAGCTGCGCTACATCAGCGCTGCGTTCGGGCAGAATGTGGTCGAGGGGGATATTCGCCTCTCTCCGCTCGATAAGGGGGGAGGCAGCGTGTACGACATGGGGATCTACTGCATCAACGCGGCGCGCTACCTCTTCGGGGGGGAGCCGATTGAGGTGATCGCGACAAGCCAGCGGCGCCCGGGGGATGCGCGATTTGATTATTGCGATGAGTCTACGAGTGTCACGCTGCGCTTTGAGGGGGATCGCCTGGCGACCTTTATCTCCAGCCTGGGGAGCGCGTCGGTGAGCCGGCTGGAGCTGCTGGGGGAGGATGGGCGGCTGAGCTTAAGTCCGGCCTTTAGCTACGCCCAGCCCATCACGATGCAGGTGGAGACGCCGGAGCATTTTGAGCGGACCTTTCCCAAACACGACCAGTTCGGGGCGGAGCTGGCCTACTTTGCCGACTGCATCGCGAAGGATCGCCCCCCGGAGCCCGACGGGTATGAGGGGCTGGCGGACGTGCGCATCATCGAGGCGATCTACCATGCCGCAGAGCTTGGCGAGGCGGTAGAGCTTGAGCCGGTGGAGCAGCGCGAGCGGCCGGAGGTCTCCCAGATCATTGTGCGCCCGGCGGTGGAGAAGCCCGAGGAGGTGAACACCTCCGGGCCGAGCGCCAGCTAA
- a CDS encoding VIT domain-containing protein, with the protein MRRARHWLVILGLGAMLTAAGCEQVRGLIEGPATWQAHVVSIPARGEVDRARLVPRSVAPGEQVDAPYGSTQHLTLPGAQEVVLSPGATVVLGNKKTPSVEVLDGGVWVEASDAPLEVSLGKRRTLRLEGRVKIVRNHDIAELTLREGQATVRTTDEERALTRALPLRIEADGTLVELPPLHLDHIFAGQTREEPLGSPVRRLGELRTHRAGEVLEEPPVEHLKMEVRAGVHGPVAYTEVEETFANRGRVSLDATYTFALPPGAVLTRMAMKVGADNAWREGRIETREEAKRTWEAAKALGLQQAQLDQGTTARGELRLGSVPPDAQASVRIGYYHRLEPSAGGYRYAYPMGIAQDPIDKIGFNLKFYDVPTDAVMVSGYEAALEASKTPGDVAYAHVTMEEERFWAEGDFVVEVQHAERSEALSAQIFVEPRQPDDDAYMLLRVRPPLPLSAANDPDDVLLVFDTSYRSGEALLNVQRRLARAILTEMEAPRRVAALSCAEQCEVLGDGWTTAADATLRDALSAMEQGGAQNTLETLRAILEVAHARAAQGQGEAPPMSVVYVTDGHTSVGPLDMATIVDELAPAFNALGVRLHVVDPGGAANRDAQRLLARTLGGTEPVVLDPTRGPTANAWRVLERLISESLRDIEVHVSAPAEMIPLPAPPSLRSGEELLLYGRLPLKALQEDVPLEVRVTGQHRGQPWEWTSQLRPASWQKSDALHLPALWASEEIARLSAMRPDDPERSDALTIELSKYHSVLSPLTTWVVLESEIEHLDRRREHPNAIQAIELVRGDTSRAPRGPLPQVESRTHTLDVFPVEDVFATRDLPHGIPMSGEGPADLGMRGGSGSEPKEARAEPQQAAPAPVPYKTMQARRARNAPKPRARRRASSSVMRGPSPEEPLAGDDEGVEFIPLFGNATARPRRPTPRRPAPVQRPPELLLPVSEVTLNIDRRLRAGGDPRHWTSQKARSYARLSRDITRDRSRRDLRRRLIDDYAPYTGGRARMELEDWLEYDRLDPDALLFYSHHLTWAGEDERARVVLSGVIDSAPENVELQELLARGLLFSEQPARACAHLQSVRSLRERAGEYARSRAEAIPEPGVADCPLVSDLSALGVDPPSHEVSLDAYAPPSPAEHTLTETQVRITLRAPTANAPAPQLLLVSSDHFQISRSSYPLHLLALERSTDAEGYAVLDAIVEVKRGDDLHLYARAPEGTRAQVRTAGTANEQVILTESLSGLAYALTARRSW; encoded by the coding sequence ATGCGACGCGCACGCCACTGGCTGGTGATTCTGGGATTGGGAGCGATGCTGACCGCTGCGGGGTGCGAGCAGGTTCGCGGCCTTATCGAGGGGCCGGCCACCTGGCAGGCCCACGTGGTCAGCATTCCGGCCCGCGGGGAGGTGGATCGCGCGCGCCTTGTCCCCCGAAGCGTGGCGCCTGGCGAGCAGGTGGACGCGCCCTACGGCTCCACACAGCATCTCACCCTTCCCGGCGCTCAGGAGGTGGTGCTCTCGCCAGGGGCCACGGTGGTGCTGGGTAACAAGAAGACGCCGTCAGTTGAGGTGCTCGACGGGGGCGTGTGGGTCGAGGCTTCCGACGCCCCGCTTGAGGTGAGCCTGGGCAAGAGGCGCACGCTTCGGCTCGAAGGCCGCGTCAAGATCGTGCGCAATCACGACATCGCCGAGCTGACCCTTCGCGAGGGGCAGGCCACCGTGCGCACTACAGACGAAGAACGCGCGCTGACGCGCGCACTCCCCCTGCGCATCGAGGCTGATGGCACCCTGGTGGAGCTTCCGCCTCTGCACCTCGATCATATCTTCGCCGGGCAGACGCGCGAGGAGCCCCTGGGCTCGCCAGTGCGACGCCTCGGTGAGCTGCGCACCCACCGGGCGGGTGAGGTGCTCGAAGAGCCCCCCGTCGAGCATCTGAAGATGGAGGTGCGCGCGGGCGTCCACGGCCCGGTCGCCTACACCGAGGTCGAAGAGACCTTTGCCAACCGCGGTCGCGTCTCGCTCGACGCCACCTACACCTTTGCGCTTCCCCCCGGTGCCGTGCTCACGCGCATGGCGATGAAGGTCGGCGCCGATAACGCGTGGCGGGAGGGGCGCATCGAGACGCGCGAGGAGGCCAAACGGACCTGGGAGGCCGCAAAAGCCCTCGGCCTGCAGCAGGCCCAGCTCGACCAGGGCACCACCGCGCGCGGGGAGCTTCGGCTGGGCAGCGTGCCACCCGACGCTCAGGCCAGCGTGCGCATCGGGTACTACCACCGCCTGGAACCCTCGGCCGGAGGCTACCGTTACGCCTACCCGATGGGCATCGCCCAGGATCCGATCGATAAAATCGGCTTCAACCTCAAGTTCTACGACGTGCCCACCGACGCGGTGATGGTCTCCGGCTATGAGGCCGCGCTCGAAGCCTCCAAAACCCCGGGCGACGTGGCCTACGCGCATGTGACGATGGAAGAGGAGCGCTTCTGGGCGGAGGGGGATTTTGTGGTGGAGGTGCAGCACGCCGAGCGAAGCGAGGCGCTCAGCGCCCAGATCTTTGTGGAGCCGCGCCAGCCCGACGACGACGCCTACATGCTCCTGCGCGTGCGTCCGCCCCTTCCCTTAAGCGCGGCGAACGATCCGGATGATGTGCTGCTGGTCTTTGACACCTCCTACCGCAGCGGTGAGGCTCTGCTCAACGTCCAGCGACGCCTCGCGCGCGCCATCCTCACCGAGATGGAGGCCCCTCGCCGCGTCGCCGCGCTCAGCTGCGCGGAGCAATGCGAGGTACTTGGAGATGGGTGGACGACCGCGGCCGACGCGACCCTGCGCGATGCCCTCTCAGCCATGGAGCAGGGAGGCGCCCAGAACACCCTGGAGACGCTCCGCGCCATCCTGGAGGTGGCCCACGCGCGCGCGGCTCAGGGGCAGGGCGAAGCCCCCCCGATGAGTGTGGTCTATGTCACCGACGGCCACACCAGCGTGGGGCCTCTCGATATGGCCACCATCGTCGACGAGCTCGCGCCGGCCTTCAACGCGCTGGGCGTGCGCCTGCACGTGGTCGACCCGGGCGGGGCGGCCAACCGCGACGCCCAGCGCTTGCTCGCGCGCACCCTGGGCGGCACCGAGCCCGTGGTGCTCGACCCCACCCGCGGTCCCACCGCCAACGCCTGGCGGGTGCTCGAGCGCCTTATCTCCGAGTCACTCCGCGACATCGAGGTTCACGTCAGTGCTCCGGCTGAGATGATCCCCTTGCCCGCGCCCCCCTCGCTGCGCAGCGGCGAAGAGCTCTTGCTCTACGGCCGTCTCCCGCTGAAGGCGTTGCAGGAGGATGTGCCCCTTGAAGTGCGCGTCACTGGCCAACATCGCGGCCAGCCCTGGGAGTGGACCTCCCAGCTCCGGCCGGCCTCCTGGCAGAAATCCGATGCCCTGCACCTGCCCGCCCTCTGGGCCAGCGAAGAGATCGCCCGCCTCAGCGCCATGCGTCCCGACGACCCCGAGCGCAGTGATGCGCTGACCATCGAGCTCTCCAAATACCACAGCGTGCTCAGCCCCCTGACCACCTGGGTGGTCCTGGAGAGTGAGATCGAGCACCTCGATCGCCGGCGCGAGCACCCAAACGCAATCCAGGCGATCGAGCTTGTCCGCGGTGACACATCTCGCGCGCCACGGGGCCCCTTGCCGCAGGTGGAATCGCGTACCCACACCCTCGATGTCTTTCCTGTCGAAGATGTGTTTGCGACACGTGACCTTCCTCATGGCATCCCCATGTCTGGCGAAGGCCCCGCCGACCTCGGCATGCGCGGCGGCTCCGGCTCCGAGCCGAAGGAGGCCCGCGCCGAGCCGCAGCAGGCCGCCCCGGCCCCGGTGCCCTACAAAACGATGCAGGCCCGCCGCGCCCGCAACGCCCCCAAACCTCGGGCGCGCCGTCGCGCCTCAAGCTCTGTCATGCGTGGCCCTTCGCCCGAAGAGCCCCTCGCTGGAGATGACGAGGGCGTCGAGTTCATCCCCCTCTTTGGCAACGCCACAGCCCGCCCCCGTCGACCCACCCCTCGCCGGCCCGCACCGGTACAACGTCCTCCCGAGCTCTTGTTGCCGGTCTCCGAGGTGACCCTGAACATCGATCGACGACTCCGCGCCGGCGGTGATCCTCGCCACTGGACCTCACAAAAGGCCCGCTCCTACGCCCGACTCTCCCGAGACATCACCCGCGACCGCAGCCGCCGCGACCTGCGCCGTCGCCTGATCGACGACTACGCCCCCTACACCGGGGGTCGCGCCCGCATGGAGCTCGAAGACTGGCTGGAGTACGACCGCCTCGACCCCGATGCGCTCCTCTTCTACAGCCACCACCTGACCTGGGCTGGCGAGGACGAGCGCGCTCGGGTGGTGCTCTCAGGCGTGATCGACAGTGCCCCGGAGAACGTTGAACTCCAGGAGTTGCTGGCACGCGGTCTGCTGTTTAGCGAGCAGCCCGCCCGGGCCTGCGCGCACCTCCAGAGCGTGCGCAGCCTGCGGGAGCGGGCCGGCGAGTATGCCCGCTCTCGGGCTGAGGCAATTCCGGAGCCCGGAGTGGCCGACTGCCCGCTCGTCAGCGATCTGAGCGCGCTGGGCGTCGATCCGCCCTCACACGAAGTCTCACTCGACGCCTACGCGCCCCCCTCGCCAGCCGAGCACACCCTGACCGAGACCCAGGTCCGCATCACTCTGCGCGCGCCGACCGCCAACGCGCCCGCTCCGCAGCTTCTACTTGTCTCCAGCGACCATTTTCAGATCAGTCGCTCCTCCTACCCCCTTCACCTCCTGGCTCTGGAGCGCTCCACCGACGCCGAGGGCTACGCCGTGCTCGACGCCATCGTCGAGGTTAAAAGGGGCGATGATCTCCACCTTTATGCCCGCGCCCCCGAGGGAACCCGGGCGCAGGTGCGTACGGCTGGCACGGCGAATGAGCAGGTCATCCTGACGGAATCCCTGAGCGGGTTGGCCTACGCCTTGACGGCGCGTCGGAGTTGGTGA